One Drosophila gunungcola strain Sukarami chromosome 2R unlocalized genomic scaffold, Dgunungcola_SK_2 000004F, whole genome shotgun sequence genomic window, ttatttatttaaaaatcttatcaaattaaattttaaaaatgcaacattaaaaatattaaaaataaaatatttatcaatcaTGGAGTTTTATACTCAATCATTTTATATAACTGTTAGGTTGgaataaatttacttttcttagtttatacattaaataaccaattcattttaaaattgtcacAAATATACCTTTTCAAAGACTCTCAACCATTATTCAACCCTTCACCGCTCCTTTTGATTCTGGAATACCTCCTGCCCGGCGATCTCACCTTGGCGATCTTCAAATCAAAATACCAGCACCTAGAGCCCAGTGCTACCTTTTTCCCCATCGAGTGATTCATGGACATGGAAAAGTAATgcgaaataaaaactcaacACAAGAAGGAGCAAAAGATTCGAGATTCCGAAGCGACAAAAGCAAGGGGAGTAGAACAGATCGCCGTCTCAATTTCGAGTAGATGAAGCTCCATTAAGGTAGCACATAAATAAGTCGGGTAGTCATCCAAGTGTCGTCCTCTGTGGCCGTTGCCATTTAATTTCCGACTAATAATGACAACCATATAAAGTTATTGGTGGCAGGGGCCGGGAGCAGACATTGTTTGTCGCGTGATAACTTCATTTCCATGGCCCGCCTCGCAAATACGCGGAATACTCGCCCAGCGGGGGTTAGCCATGGATATATTCCGTgaatgcccatgcccatgcccatccTCCGCGATGAGGACTTTAATGCGTATCCTTTTGAGAGAGTGGCGGCCTACACCAGAGACCGACTCTGTCAGCATATATCAGCCTAAGCCTGATTAACTATCGACCGTGGCCGCGTATGTGTGCCAAAACACTTGGTATATGCCAGAGTATTCTATCCCGAAATGGAATTCCTTAGAAACCTGTAGCTCGGGGACTCCAACTCGAGAATCGAGTGTCGGGAACTCGGGAACTGGGGACTCTCTTTTCTGGCCGAGATGCCCCGAATGCGATAGCGAAAATTTATGACTTCATTAAGGTAACAAGCCAATATGTTTTCAACTTCGAACTGGGCTGGTATGGTTGGATGGCTGGGTTATTGGAAACGTTTAAGGAGTTTTATGTGCTCgtcgttcccgttcccgttgccgttgccgtggttgttgttgtttatgtttttgttgtagTCGTTGACCCATTTCAAATGGATTACCCAACATGCATAAATAGTTTAAACGCCTCACTTTGTGCCTGGCTCTGTGGCGAAAAGATTTATAGACTTGTCGTTCAGCTACCTCTGCCTATGCCCCTGCCCTCCCTTCCCTCCCCCCTGCCCGACTCCACCTCCTTTATCCTGTGGGagacaaaaatgtattaaccGAGTCGAAAGCAAATGAGCTGGAATGGTCATACGGGCTTGAACCCTTTTTATGATTGGCTCTGCCGTTAAATGAACTTATAGCCGCATTTTGAACTGTTTACTAGACGGCTGAAAGCGACAAGGGGAGAAACATGTTAACTTGTTGCTTCCAAATCGAATTACAAGTTGTCTAGTCAATTCtgaaaaagtacaatttgacTGCCGTGGGTAAGCTCCCGTGAAATGGAAAACTTTAAGGGAAAGTTATGCAAACACCATGCCGCCgaagttattaatttatttaaatacaaacatttgaTTTCATAGCTTAGATTTCTATCTTACATTAGAAAGGACATAAAATagattcaaatttttaaattacattttttttttgtgagtaaagaatattgcattaaattaaaatcgaactTCGTATAGTCGTAGAAAACTTTATTtcttattaatgttttttcaaaatttattttttatagtcAAACTTTAATATCAGCCTTTGGTTGCAATCAAAAATAGCAGTTAAAATGCTAGCTGCAATGtagaacaattattttttaacaacctgttcaaaatttttgaactcGTTTGCGAAGTCACAATTTACCCGTCATTTCCATACGTACTAAAAAATTATCCCGTTTTGGTAGAaccgaaaaccaaaaccgaaaaattttaaataaattcttgcactcaattaaaatatagcGCATTTTTTTGGGACCGTAAATCATGCTGAGCCTGCGGCACAACAGGAGTCTCGAACTTATTTGCCGTTTGCGCTGGTGTTGGCTCGCTAAAACCACTTAAAACTGTCAACTTAGCATTGATTAACGAGCTTATGGCATGTTTATTTTGCGATCTTTGTTGCGGACGGTCGGCAGAATGGACtgtagatatatatttttggggcTGGCCGTTTTCTTCGTGTTCGCTCGCAATCTGGCCAAGTGCGCGCGGCTGACAAGTACTTTTACGATTCGGGCCTTAGCGTCTAGGCCACATGAGAGACGAAAGACCGCTGACAAAGTCCATTAAAGCCGCGTAAGCCTTCGGTGCacgttatgttttttaatagtCCGCGCATTTAGCGACTTAatgatttttcgctgtaaaattttaatgctcGTTTTCTCCGCAAAATGGCTATCTTGCAAATTGGTAAAGAGAAATATTCGCTTCACTGCTGATGGTTTGAATTGGATGAGCTGCGCGCCAATTGCAGCGCCCTCTGGCGGATTTTCTCAGGAACTACAATAAACACTTCACAGTCTGGCAACGTTGCCGATTGGTTTTCTAAGACATTCCTGCCACGGTCACACTACCACgagacaaacaaaaacaaaccaaaatttagttaatttaattaaataatttaaatatggctGTGCTACCACCAGATCCTGTATTCAGCCTGCGATCCCCCGACATGGGCGCCGTACATTCACTTTGCTTTCAGGAGAACGATCGTTTGTTGGCGGGAACCCTCAAAGGCAGTGTTTTCCTTTGGGACTTGCAGGTGAGAACCTCAAATTAACAGAATGTATTTGCGGTTTTTAAGGCACAACATACCTGGCattaatagttaaataaatattccctgaaatagttttcattataaaggttatcttttttttgttaatatattgATTGTCGCTAAATAATAGTACAAATAGTACAAATAGTATAACTATAGAGTCCAATCTTGATCCAACTTTCTTGTAATATTTATAGCCCTATCACAGTGCCAGGTGCCaagtttaagttaattatatttagtTAGACTTTCGATCTTATCTAACTTGGCAGATCGCTAGaaagtttctaaaaaatatgtggcatgattttaaaaacattaatccataaataaaaaccacaaCAAACCAAACTAAGATAAGATTATCTTCTAATTCTTATACTTTTGTtgctctttttatttttaaataactatagatatcaattataaaaaGTATTCAAAGGTTGTCGGTCTTGTATGGTCACCATTTTCTATATTCACGAAATAACCACTCGTTCTTTATCCCGCTGCAGACCAATCGTTCCGCCCTGCACTTTGAGGTGGGATCCGAGCCCATCAGCAGCCTGCACCACACCCCCGACCGCCTGGTGACGCAGGAGAAGGGCGGCACCATCACCATGTTCTCCATCGGCGGCAGTAGCTACGTGAAGGAGCGCAGCATTCCGGGCAACCACTTCGGCTACTGCCGGTCTGCCCTGCACACGGgcaccagcaacaccaacgAGCAGCTGCTCTTCTATCCCTGCGATGAGTCCTCCATCGGGGTGCTGCACGTGACGGATGCGGCTGCGCCCACCCAAATGCTGGTGCCCGACGATCCGCAGTTACCCAAACTGGGCAGTGTCACCTGCTTCAAGCCCTTCGAAAGCGCCTCGCAGCTGTTCCTGCTCGCTGGCTATGAGTCGGGTTACTTCCTCACCTGGGACATCAGTTCGGGCGTGATTGTGGATGTGGTGGAGGTTGCCCCGGATGCCACGACTGTGGACTATGATCCAGTCACAAATCGCGGCATAATTGGTAGTCCCTGTAAGTCTGAGTTGCAATATAAGAGGTTTTCTCTGTTACTTAATTTTGTATCCTTTTCCTACAGCTGAAAAACTGATTAGTTTTAGCTACCAGCGACCATCGATGCAATTGCAGCGCGGCTCAGAGCTGAGCATCAAAAACCCAGGTGTAAACTGCGTACGCATTCGCTCCGATCAGAAGGTGTTCGCCAGCGCTGGCTGGGATGGGCGCATCCGGATCTTCTCGTGGAAGAGCCTCCGACCGCTGGCCGTGCTCACGCAGCACAAGCAGGGTGGCGTGATGGACCTGGCCTACTCCAGCCAGCCGGTTTCCATGTGGCGGGCACCCATTATGGCTGCGGCGGGCATGGACGGCCAGATATCGCTGTGGGACCTCTACAATTAAGCTTAAGTGTTACAGCGTCTGTTCCAGATTCCCCTGACTGCAACGGTTCAGAAATCCTCTTGTAATAGCTTTACTTTTAGaagtattttttgtaagaaCTTTTGGTTCGGAAATTGTTACTGATTTTGGTTATATTTGGAGCCAACTGAAGGTTTTGGCCACATATCGTAGGTGCCTGCAGCTAGTTTCTGGTAATGCTAAgtacaatttatttacttttggcactctttgaagaaaatggtattttttaatgaaatgtaTCTTATTAAAGTTTATGATTATTGCCAACCAGATGAAAGCTATGCCGTctaataagttatattttagtttattaagaTTCAATTCTGTTTACCGCATGCACTTTGTgcctttctctctctctctctcttgttCTCTCTCTCTCAGTTTCTGTGGCCTCTATTTCCGATTCCGCTTACACATGCACACtgacacactcacacatacaTAGATAAATACATTCTACTACTTTTTAAGGGTAAATCCTAAGGTCTAAGTCCTACTTTTTAGCTTTAGCATGGCCACTgtggctgttgttgctgctgctcataTTGCACTCTGCATCGGCATCCGCCTCCTTGGAGTGGCTCCCATTGTTTCCATTGCTCTGGTGGCCATCGGTGGTCACTTCCTCACGCTCCTTGACGGCCATCTTCTGGAAATCGCAGTCGATGATCCTCTTGCGCTTGCGCAGCGGTCGACTGCACTCGGCCGCCGCCTCTTTGGTTTGGATGAGCGTCCGCTTCGTCTGCAGCCGCGTGATCTTCAGCTTGGGCAGCTTCTGGCTGTCCGCCTCCGGTTCGGACTGCGTCGCATCCCGCACGATGCAGTGCGTCTCCTGTGGCGAGGACGACGAAGCGGACTCCTGCGAGTTGGATGGCGAAGCTGGGGTGGTGGTGTCCCTTTCTAGTTGTGTCTTTGGTATGGATTCCTTTACGTCCTCCGCTTGCTCCTGCTCATTGTCTAGCTCCTTGGGCTGGGGCTCCACTTCGGGCTTTTCCTCCTCCGGCTCACTCCTGGCCTTGCTACAGTCcagcggctgtggctgctcctgctgctctcCTGGATTTACGCCCCTGGTCGGGGCAGCGCGCTCCTCGTCGAAACGCTTGCGCTGCTCGGGCGTCAGGTGGGCCTTGTAGAAATCCATCACCGGCAGCGGAacgggtatgggtatggg contains:
- the LOC128253988 gene encoding guanine nucleotide-binding protein subunit beta-like protein 1, translated to MAVLPPDPVFSLRSPDMGAVHSLCFQENDRLLAGTLKGSVFLWDLQTNRSALHFEVGSEPISSLHHTPDRLVTQEKGGTITMFSIGGSSYVKERSIPGNHFGYCRSALHTGTSNTNEQLLFYPCDESSIGVLHVTDAAAPTQMLVPDDPQLPKLGSVTCFKPFESASQLFLLAGYESGYFLTWDISSGVIVDVVEVAPDATTVDYDPVTNRGIIGSPSEKLISFSYQRPSMQLQRGSELSIKNPGVNCVRIRSDQKVFASAGWDGRIRIFSWKSLRPLAVLTQHKQGGVMDLAYSSQPVSMWRAPIMAAAGMDGQISLWDLYN